In a single window of the Streptomyces sp. HUAS ZL42 genome:
- a CDS encoding Rieske (2Fe-2S) protein: protein MIQSMRPAPGPMPTTSTDGRPRRPHGERGGGTDGGIHMRLRQIAENTVAVANTPTGTVLVDATCPHRGGLLRHGHVDRAGTRLVCPLHHSAFSLTDGTQLSGPACRALRVRHQE from the coding sequence ATGATCCAGTCCATGCGCCCGGCTCCCGGCCCGATGCCGACGACGTCCACCGACGGCCGTCCGCGCCGCCCGCACGGCGAGCGCGGTGGAGGCACGGACGGAGGCATCCACATGAGGCTACGTCAGATCGCCGAGAACACCGTGGCCGTGGCGAACACCCCGACGGGCACCGTGCTCGTCGACGCCACCTGCCCGCACCGGGGAGGCCTGCTGCGCCACGGCCACGTGGACCGTGCGGGCACCCGTCTGGTGTGCCCGCTGCACCACTCCGCCTTCAGCCTGACCGACGGCACCCAACTCTCCGGGCCGGCCTGCCGCGCCCTGCGTGTACGTCACCAGGAGTGA